In a single window of the Micromonospora sp. WMMD1155 genome:
- a CDS encoding WhiB family transcriptional regulator, with protein MSLALAPLDMSVELEANLPCRKFDPDLWFSDSPTELELAKSLCGDCPLRVECLAGAVERAEPWGVWGGEIFERGAVVPRKRPRGRPRKEDVARDAELRVEAEARLAASGLSEVRGAVRLAA; from the coding sequence ATGAGTCTGGCGTTGGCCCCCCTCGACATGAGCGTCGAGCTGGAGGCGAACCTGCCCTGCCGGAAGTTCGACCCCGACCTGTGGTTCTCCGACTCGCCCACCGAGCTCGAGCTGGCCAAGTCGCTCTGCGGGGACTGCCCGCTGCGCGTCGAGTGCCTGGCCGGAGCCGTTGAGCGAGCGGAGCCGTGGGGCGTCTGGGGCGGCGAGATCTTCGAGCGTGGCGCGGTCGTCCCGCGCAAGCGGCCCCGTGGCCGTCCGCGTAAGGAGGACGTCGCCCGCGACGCCGAGCTTCGGGTCGAGGCCGAGGCGCGTCTGGCAGCCAGTGGGCTGTCCGAGGTGCGTGGCGCGGTCCGGCTGGCAGCCTGA